A section of the Maniola hyperantus chromosome 23, iAphHyp1.2, whole genome shotgun sequence genome encodes:
- the LOC117993264 gene encoding tubulin beta chain, with amino-acid sequence MREIVHIQAGQCGNQIGAKFWEVISDEHGIDPTGTYHGDSDLQLERINVYYNEATGGKYVPRAILVDLEPGTMDSVRSGPFGQIFRPDNFVFGQSGAGNNWAKGHYTEGAELVDSVLDVVRKEAEGCDCLQGFQLTHSLGGGTGAGLGTLLISKIREEYPDRIMNTFSVVPSPKVSDTVVEPYNATLSVHQLVENTDESYCIDNEALYDICFRTLKLTTPTYGDLNHLVSATMSGVTTCLRFPGQLNADLRKLAVNMVPFPRLHFFIPGFAPLTSRGSQQYRALTVPELTQQMFDAKNMMAACDPRHGRYLTVAAVFRGRMSMKEVDEQMMNIQNKNSSYFVEWIPNNVKTAVCDIPPRGLKMSATFIGNSTAIQELFKRISEQFTAMFRRKAFLHWYTGEGMDEMEFTEAESNMNDLVSEYQQYQEATAEEEGEFDEEEEGGDEGD; translated from the exons aTGAGAGAAATCGTGCATATACAAGCTGGCCAGTGCGGAAATCAAATTGGAGCAAAG TTCTGGGAGGTCATATCGGACGAGCATGGCATCGATCCAACTGGCACATACCACGGTGACTCCGACCTTCAGTTGGAGCGTATAAACGTATATTATAACGAAGCAACTGGAGGCAAATATGTACCGCGAGCCATTCTGGTGGATCTCGAACCAGGTACTATGGACTCAGTCCGGTCTGGACCTTTCGGCCAGATTTTCCGTCCAGATAACTTTGTCTTCGGCCAATCAGGTGCTGGCAATAATTGGGCGAAAGGACATTATACTGAAGGAGCAGAATTAGTAGACTCTGTCCTTGATGTTGTGAGGAAAGAAGCGGAAGGTTGCGACTGTCTTCAAGGCTTCCAGTTAACCCACTCACTTGGTGGTGGTACTGGGGCGGGCTTAGGAACACTTCTGATTTCAAAGATTAGAGAAGAGTACCCTGATCGAATCATGAATACATTTAGCGTTGTTCCTTCCCCTAAAGTATCTGATACTGTCGTCGAGCCATATAATGCCACACTCTCTGTGCACCAGCTGGTAGAAAACACGGATGAATCTTACTGTATTGACAATGAAGCTTTATACGATATTTGTTTTCGAACACTAAAACTTACCACACCAACGTATGGAGATCTGAACCATCTGGTATCGGCTACGATGTCTGGTGTTACCACCTGCCTAAGATTCCCTGGTCAACTGAATGCCGATCTGCGAAAGCTTGCTGTGAATATGGTTCCATTCCCACGTCTCCACTTCTTTATCCCTGGTTTTGCTCCGTTGACGTCTCGTGGCAGTCAGCAGTACAGAGCTCTGACAGTGCCAGAGTTGACACAGCAGATGTTTGATGCAAAGAACATGATGGCAGCTTGCGATCCTCGTCACGGTCGTTACTTGACTGTAGCTGCAGTATTCCGAGGCCGTATGTCCATGAAGGAAGTCGATGAGCAAATGATGAACATCCAGAATAAAAACTCTTCATATTTCGTTGAATGGATTCCAAATAATGTGAAGACAGCGGTATGTGACATCCCTCCTCGTGGCTTGAAAATGTCTGCAACATTCATTGGGAACTCTACAGCTATTCAGGAGCTGTTCAAGCGAATTTCGGAGCAGTTTACGGCTATGTTCCGACGTAAGGCATTCTTGCATTGGTATACTGGTGAAGGGATGGATGAAATGGAGTTTACTGAAGCAGAGAGCAACATGAATGACCTGGTATCAGAATATCAGCAGTATCAAGAAGCTACAGCTGAGGAAGAAGGAGAATTTGACGAAGAGGAGGAAGGTGGTGACGAGGGAGACTAG